The proteins below come from a single Blastocatellia bacterium genomic window:
- a CDS encoding DUF2914 domain-containing protein, with product MRRGAQGEKARGRRAADDSLSRRLRQWYERYGPVAGFVIGFVYDTLTLTRIDRLVDNLILLGYAVAAGVLITLVGLSERGRPLPAWLGRNQNLLTSATHFFLGGMLSSFVVFYFKSAGVGQSFVFVVLLIGLMLANEFFADRLHNLKLLIGLYYFCWFAFLTFFVPVVTHVMGTGVFLASGIASFVPPAAILGIIYRGRRHRLWPEVMPVASIPLVVFLTVTVFYFLNWIPPVPLALKEGGIYRSVRRVGDRYEVRYQKPPWWRFWRQDERDFAYRPGDAVYCFAAVFAPTAFREEVVHHWQRRDRTGEWITTDVLTYSVVGGREGGYRGYTVKRNITPGSWRVDVRTLSGRLLGRISFEVVAGGPSRPLLTAFR from the coding sequence ATGAGACGGGGCGCGCAGGGCGAGAAGGCGAGGGGCCGTCGAGCGGCAGATGATTCCCTCTCTCGCCGACTGCGACAATGGTATGAGCGATACGGGCCGGTTGCCGGATTCGTCATCGGCTTTGTTTACGATACGCTCACTCTCACGCGGATTGATCGGCTCGTGGACAATCTCATTTTGCTCGGGTACGCGGTGGCGGCGGGCGTGCTCATCACCCTGGTGGGTCTCAGTGAACGGGGACGTCCGCTTCCGGCGTGGCTCGGTCGGAATCAAAATCTCCTGACCAGTGCCACCCACTTTTTCCTCGGCGGGATGCTGTCGAGCTTCGTCGTCTTTTATTTCAAGAGCGCCGGTGTGGGACAATCGTTCGTCTTCGTCGTTTTACTGATCGGACTCATGCTGGCCAACGAATTCTTCGCCGACCGACTGCACAATCTCAAGCTCCTGATCGGTCTCTACTACTTCTGCTGGTTCGCCTTCCTCACGTTCTTCGTCCCGGTGGTAACGCACGTGATGGGGACGGGCGTCTTCCTGGCTAGTGGCATTGCGAGTTTCGTTCCTCCGGCAGCGATTCTCGGAATCATCTATCGAGGCCGACGGCACCGCCTGTGGCCGGAGGTGATGCCGGTGGCGAGCATCCCTCTGGTCGTGTTTCTCACCGTCACGGTGTTTTACTTCCTCAACTGGATTCCGCCGGTGCCTCTGGCGCTCAAAGAGGGAGGGATTTACCGCAGCGTTCGGCGCGTGGGAGACCGCTACGAAGTACGGTATCAAAAGCCGCCCTGGTGGCGCTTCTGGCGACAGGATGAGCGAGACTTCGCCTACCGGCCCGGCGATGCGGTCTATTGTTTCGCGGCCGTATTTGCTCCCACAGCCTTTCGAGAAGAGGTCGTTCATCACTGGCAGCGGCGAGATCGAACGGGAGAGTGGATCACGACCGATGTCCTGACCTATTCGGTCGTGGGTGGACGCGAGGGAGGCTATCGGGGCTACACCGTCAAACGGAACATCACGCCCGGCTCCTGGCGGGTGGATGTCCGAACCCTCTCCGGCCGACTTCTGGGTCGTATCTCATTCGAGGTGGTTGCCGGCGGCCCCTCAAGACCTCTCCTGACGGCCTTCCGCTGA